The following proteins are encoded in a genomic region of Brachypodium distachyon strain Bd21 chromosome 1, Brachypodium_distachyon_v3.0, whole genome shotgun sequence:
- the LOC104582258 gene encoding uncharacterized protein LOC104582258 isoform X1 has product MAPPLDGLTKLLAEVASRLSRPPGVIGAGPSSSSSSSGDSLSASISSLAAALNPRPAAAATGTRVLDAALSLMCFDPLEVDRARVECLVRTITSALSASVSCRVVRTDDCGGEMLCVGSSVSPGDCRELVSLCASLVEKLGDRDGHSYDLLHTVVKTTLLSPRYQCLFPLPYYRENGEKKYEMATVAVDLTRHPSYQVIPSDGSIPLRVLLWHLDPSILKHDLSAMLHEAITRPFLCLRKELHDRIAWRVIIICLVCFPPAFLEMTSLFHSWFLATGMCSVLGLCTAMVSSVLDVLLEPMGWGISMELGQKFPFTHAYFPSEHSDLLSILTGPISCGRFLDLVSYIEAMVYSGKTRAGNSKSSKGTHFGNKQLSKGLLKFKYSSAWSTITNFPIWFSFAAALLFHREGFQGYLSEILSEEKVSESISDISLARRAAFYLSWVLCPSNEDECQMLANNMVELSNSWARNIKSRPSYAYHTSTVNHRRRLRIPTVGDTEKLHMSTNPVSSLIQEFDNRCVNFCNQTAVSQVQDELSGFPPSCISFLHLQIPLGVLLVSSSCVKDHDHDVLLHYASSGLILEADKVQTKTKDHVGNHGFSASRRGFTERWALSGACVIFSWFDVIDDMSAVIFECEDTCQHFVSELRTKTSPYLINCVNLVLNEAGQDKDSVIDLHDRLLDWNNKLKSFDGCEAFKDVILQLKKKVLLPS; this is encoded by the exons CGCCTCCCCTAGACGGCCTCACCAAGCTGCTCGCCGAGGTAGCCTCCCGCCTCTCCCGCCCACCCGGCGTCATCGGAGCCggcccctcttcctcctcctcctcctcgggcgACTCGCTATcagcctccatctcctccctcgcggCGGCCCTCAACCCcagacccgccgccgccgccaccgggacCAGGGTCCTCGACGCCGCGCTCTCCCTCATGTGCTTCGACCCACTGGAG GTGGATAGGGCTCGCGTTGAATGCCTGGTACGCACCATCACCTCCGCGCTCTCCGCGTCGGTTTCGTGCCGAGTGGTTCGGACCGATGATTGCGGCGGCGAGATGCTCTGCGTTGGGAGCTCCGTATCGCCCGGGGACTGCCGCGAGCTAGTCAGCTTGTGCGCCTCCCTCGTCGAGAAATTGGGGGATCGTGATG GACATTCTTATGATCTATTGCACACTGTTGTGAAAACGACGCTGCTATCTCCTCGTTACCAGTGTCTCTTTCCTTTACCATATTACAGAGAAAATGGGGagaaaaaatatgaaatgGCTACTGTTGCTGTGGATTTAACAAGGCATCCATCCTACCAAGTGATCCCTAGTGATGGTTCAATCCCGTTGAG GGTCCTTTTGTGGCATCTCGATCCATCAATTCTAAAGCATGATCTTTCAGCGATGCTACATGAAGCAATTACACGGCCCTTCCTCTGCCTGAGAAAAGAATTACATGATCGGATAGCATGGCGTGTGATCATCATATGCTTAGTTTGCTTCCCACCTGCATTTTTGGAGATGACATCACTATTCCACAGCTGGTTTCTTGCGAC GGGTATGTGTTCTGTGCTAGGACTTTGCACGGCCATGGTATCATCAGTATTAGACGTTCTTCTCGAGCCAATGGGGTGGGGAATATCCATGGAATTGGGACAGAAATTTCCCTTTACACATGCTTATTTCCCAAGCGAGCATAGTGACTTACTCTCTATACTAACTGGACCCATATCGTGCGGAAGATTTTTGGATCTTGTTTCTTATATAGAAGCTATGGTTTATTCGGGCAAAACAAGAGCTGGTAACTCAAAATCATCGAAGGGAACACACTTTGGTAATAAACAATTATCAAAGGGATTGCTCAAATTCAAATATAGTTCTGCTTG GTCAACAATAACAAATTTCCCTATCTGGTTCAGTTTCGCTGCTGCCTTACTTTTTCACCGGGAAGGTTTTCAAGGTTATTTATCAGAAATATTATCAGAGGAGAAAGTTTCTGAATCAATAAGTGATATCAGTCTTGCGCGGAGGGCAGCATTTTACCTTTCTTGGGTCTTATGCCCTTCTAATGAAGATGAATGCCAGATGCTTGCTAACAATATGGTGGAGTTATCAAATTCTTGGGCCAGGAACATCAAAAGCCGGCCCAGCTATGCATACCATACTAGTACTGTAAATCACAGGAGGAGGCTACGAATACCCACAGTTGGGGATACCGAGAAACTTCATATGTCAACCAACCCTGTCAGTTCTCTTATTCAAGAATTTGATAATCGTTGTGTGAACTTCTGTAACCAAACTGCGGTTAGTCAAGTGCAAGACGAACTATCAGGCTTCCCTCCCTCATGCATTAGTTTTCTGCATCTACAGATTCCTTTAGGAGTGTTGCTTGTGTCCTCTAGTTGTGTTAAAGATCATGATCATGACGTGCTTCTGCACTACGCAAGCTCTGGTCTGATTCTGGAGGCAGATAAGGTGcagacaaaaacaaaagaccATGTTGGTAATCATGGTTTTTCAGCCAGTCGTAGAGGTTTTACTGAAAGATGGGCTTTAAGTGGTGCATGTGTAATCTTTAGTTGGTTTGACGTTATTGATGATATGTCTGCAGTGATCTTTGAATGTGAAGACACATGTCAACATTTTGTCAGTGAACTCAGAACCAAGACAAGCCCATATTTAATCAATTGTGTAAATTTAGTGCTGAATGAGGCAGGTCAAGATAAAGATTCTGTAATCGATCTTCATGACAGGTTGCTAGATTGGAATAATAAACTGAAAAGTTTTGATGGTTGTGAGGCATTCAAAGATGTTATCCTTCAACTGAAGAAAAAGGTCCTGCTTCCTTCATAG
- the LOC104582258 gene encoding uncharacterized protein LOC104582258 isoform X2 yields MAPPLDGLTKLLAEVASRLSRPPGVIGAGPSSSSSSSGDSLSASISSLAAALNPRPAAAATGTRVLDAALSLMCFDPLEVDRARVECLVRTITSALSASVSCRVVRTDDCGGEMLCVGSSVSPGDCRELVSLCASLVEKLGDRDGHSYDLLHTVVKTTLLSPRYQCLFPLPYYRENGEKKYEMATVAVDLTRHPSYQVIPSDGSIPLRVLLWHLDPSILKHDLSAMLHEAITRPFLCLRKELHDRIAWRVIIICLVCFPPAFLEMTSLFHSWFLATWLQQVILQFKCCIST; encoded by the exons CGCCTCCCCTAGACGGCCTCACCAAGCTGCTCGCCGAGGTAGCCTCCCGCCTCTCCCGCCCACCCGGCGTCATCGGAGCCggcccctcttcctcctcctcctcctcgggcgACTCGCTATcagcctccatctcctccctcgcggCGGCCCTCAACCCcagacccgccgccgccgccaccgggacCAGGGTCCTCGACGCCGCGCTCTCCCTCATGTGCTTCGACCCACTGGAG GTGGATAGGGCTCGCGTTGAATGCCTGGTACGCACCATCACCTCCGCGCTCTCCGCGTCGGTTTCGTGCCGAGTGGTTCGGACCGATGATTGCGGCGGCGAGATGCTCTGCGTTGGGAGCTCCGTATCGCCCGGGGACTGCCGCGAGCTAGTCAGCTTGTGCGCCTCCCTCGTCGAGAAATTGGGGGATCGTGATG GACATTCTTATGATCTATTGCACACTGTTGTGAAAACGACGCTGCTATCTCCTCGTTACCAGTGTCTCTTTCCTTTACCATATTACAGAGAAAATGGGGagaaaaaatatgaaatgGCTACTGTTGCTGTGGATTTAACAAGGCATCCATCCTACCAAGTGATCCCTAGTGATGGTTCAATCCCGTTGAG GGTCCTTTTGTGGCATCTCGATCCATCAATTCTAAAGCATGATCTTTCAGCGATGCTACATGAAGCAATTACACGGCCCTTCCTCTGCCTGAGAAAAGAATTACATGATCGGATAGCATGGCGTGTGATCATCATATGCTTAGTTTGCTTCCCACCTGCATTTTTGGAGATGACATCACTATTCCACAGCTGGTTTCTTGCGAC TTGGCTTCAGCAAGTCATATTACAATTTAAATGTTGTATCTCGACCTGA